Proteins from a single region of Macaca fascicularis isolate 582-1 chromosome 5, T2T-MFA8v1.1:
- the NWD2 gene encoding NACHT and WD repeat domain-containing protein 2 isoform X1 — protein MWPAGAGTKLPCPRDSALRRAAFSGNLTALPSHLVPAGRSVRVFISANPEDTGAERQALRENVYPKLREFCRENYGLEFQVIDLYWGVEEDDWDSPELQKSRMKLLEDCLKTSAGPCFVGLLGEKYGNIRIPGEVEASEFEMILDAAIEAKLETKLLEEWYCRDENSVPAAYYLRPKAEMLKSNRNAMQPSANAENEKTWQEVSDEIKKIFKAAVKLLHEKGKMKHSQARRYLFSAIEDEFDFALGKQTPAFLKKCVCYIRKIANIERFVKIPEMGKYMDITGTEPRIIRDPEAQEKLIKLRDEFIPTIVASSNLRVYTSVTHCDMKLGYSQEIENHYIEGLGKQFYEDMIDIIQATVQQNFDTETDTLYDEILQHSSLCKTYASFYEYKCESLNIVHNYILPSKTGHINPLIIYGGPCTGKTLLLAEVAKKAYGWLHEDTGPESDPVVIVRFLGTTDMSSDLRTLLLSVCEQLAVNYRCLVQSYPKKIHDLCDLFINLLNESSLQRPLVIIFDALEQLSENDDARKLWWLPAHLPRFVRIVLSTLPNKHGILQKLRCLIHEEDNYIELIPRDRKMCSQVLKHQLLRVKRKVTSGQQIYVNNAFSKCTLPMFVNLTFREVRHWRSHKDVDESSLAVTVHESIEQLFWSLEKKCGQKLVSRALGYITMAKMGLSEMELEDVLALDNSVMSELNENTRPSNPLRVPFLYIARLKEGLSGYLIERHVKNVTLLVWANRHLHLIAQKLYLQDDNDLREMHTILADYFLGVWSGGRRKAFCLEDPYLNGCLDLESRSLLEEEKHFMEQASFDRQAPDQPWVFQCNPLEPDIFFVNHRKMSELLYHLTRCGKTDDLLYGIIMNFSWLYTMIKIGQFDKVLSDIELAYNYSQEKELKFLASTLRSIKNKVIAFPGSLSAELQQRLLPVVSSLPKLRHLLLECDKDGPKYCSIVPLHSSMDVTYSPERLPLSSSHLHVTEILPTCNPSTVLTALENGSISTWDVETRQLLRQITTAQSVILGMKLTSDEKYLVVATTNNTLLIYDNVNSCLLSEVEIKGTKHGSSATYINGFTLSANHALAWLEASKDVTVIDLLYGWPLYQFHCWYEVTCVQCSLDGLYAFCGQYLNTTTIFHLGSGEKLCTVSSEFSGGFVKFLLILDTAQEMVMVDSEGSLSVWNTEDISSPQLTDDFDCRREDSEVVSIELSEDQSAVLICKALSIELLDTGLWKVAEKFRAKHNERFISAVLSKNGDCIIATMENTSAVFFWRRDTGQCMASLREISGSIVKLVKSSHHNMLLSLSTSGVLSIWDIDIITAMSNIDKTGKPIRSLLLPARGEIIYSLDGSDCVHKWNFSSGFIEAVFKHEGIVEHCVLTSTGDVMVTSDDKSSQYVWHTSSGENLFRINGQRISQLLITHNDQFVVSLCEENASRVWRLATGHRVCNILTTLQNAFITSANTFVVGMTKSKVLAVSLWTGSITKKFCCEDGTTIVNFKLIPDCPDIVVFITSAETVNIWSLTDEVICRRVQLPNNFLKNLEDFEISPNGKLGIISRGDENINVLDLHSGKLRVVHASGIIWRQRLSRDGRYLVYICFRNGEEEDENGAIFSLIVMRLADGKNIGACSLYKTPTFLALSQRHLNIIVGFDDGSIGIYTVVDRVDAALKIKIATSNSRQIFNNATHTSRPKCNSYCFKISVDCLWRESTEVFARDSPITVSDSTESNEATPSKKHNSCYERVCSALETRGHSYAPDN, from the exons GGACTATTAGGTGAAAAATATGGGAATATCCGAATCCCTGGAGAAGTTGAAGCCTCAGAGTTTGAAATGATTTTGGATGCCGCCATAGAGGCAAAGCTGGAGACCAAGTTGCTGGAGGAGTGGTACTGTCGAGATGAGAACTCAGTGCCAGCAGCCTATTACCTCAGACCCAAGGCAGAAATGCTGAAAAGCAATAGAAATGCA ATGCAGCCTTCTGCCAATGCTGAAAATGAGAAGACATGGCAAGAGGTATCAGATGAGATCAAGAAGATATTTAAGGCTGCTGTAAAGCTGTTACACGAAAAGGGTAAAATGAAACACAGCCAGGCTAGGAGGTACCTGTTCTCAG ctATAGAGGATGAGTTTGACTTTGCTCTGGGAAAACAAACTCCAGCATTTCTAAAGAAGTGTGTTTGCTACATTAGGAAAATTGCTAACATTGAGCGCTTTGTGAAAATCCCAGAGATGGGAAAATACATGGATATAACTGGAACAGAACCGAGGATTATTCGGGACCCAGAAGCCCAAGAGAAGCTGATAAAACTCAGGGATGAATTTATTCCTACTATTGTTGCATCATCTAATCTGCGAGTGTACACATCTGTTACTCATTGTGACATGAAACTAGGCTACtcccaagaaatagaaaatcattaCATCGAAGGACTTGGTAAACAATTTTATGAGGACATGATTGACATAATTCAGGCAACGGTACAACAGAATTTTGACACTGAAACTGATACACTCTATGACGAAATCCTTCAACATTCATCATTATGTAAAACATACGCCTCCTTCTATGAGTACAAATGTGAATCTCTAAACATAGTGCATAACTACATTCTTCCAAGCAAAACTGGACACATCAACCCTCTTATTATATATGGTGGGCCATGCACTGGGAAGACCCTTCTGCTAGCTGAAGTAGCAAAGAAG GCTTATGGCTGGCTACATGAGGACACAGGACCAGAATCTGACCCAGTAGTCATCGTGAGATTTCTAGGAACGACAGACATGAGTTCTGACCTTAGGACTCTCCTTCTAAGTGTTTGTGAACAATTGGCAGTTAACTACCGGTGTCTGGTTCAAAGCTACCCTAAGAAGATCCATGACCTCTGTGACTTATTTATAAATCTTTTGAATGAGTCTTCACTGCAGAGACCTCTAGTCATAATATTCGATGCACTAGAGCAGCTCTCAGAGAATGATGACGCCAGGAAGCTTTGGTGGCTCCCAGCTCACCTGCCCCGCTTTGTCCGGATAGTCCTTTCCACACTGCCCAACAAACACGGGATCCTGCAGAAACTAAGGTGCCTTATCCATGAAGAAGACAACTACATCGAGCTGATTCCCCGAGACAGGAAGATGTGCAGCCAGGTTCTCAAACACCAGCTGCTGCGCGTCAAAAGGAAGGTCACATCAGGCCAGCAGATTTATGTGAACAATGCATTCTCCAAGTGCACACTGCCAATGTTTGTGAACCTGACCTTCAGGGAGGTGAGACACTGGAGATCTCACAAAGATGTCGATGAATCCTCCCTCGCTGTCACCGTTCATGAAAGTATAGAGCAGTTATTCTGGTCCTTGGAGAAGAAGTGTGGTCAGAAACTGGTCTCTAGGGCTCTTGGCTACATCACCATGGCCAAAATGGGTCTGAGTGAAATGGAATTGGAGGATGTGTTAGCCCTAGACAACAGTGTAATGAGCGAGCTCAATGAAAACACCAGACCCAGCAATCCCCTGAGAGTACCTTTTTTGTACATTGCAAGGCTCAAGGAGGGTCTCAGTGGATACCTAatagaaaggcatgtgaaaaatgTCACACTCCTAGTCTGGGCCAACAGACACCTGCATCTCATAGCCCAGAAGCTATATCTGCAGGATGACAATGACCTGCGTGAAATGCACACCATCCTAGCAGATTATTTTCTGGGGGTTTGGTCAGGGGGCAGGAGGAAAGCCTTCTGCCTCGAGGATCCCTACTTGAATGGCTGCCTTGACTTGGAGAGCAGAAGCTTGCTGGAGGAAGAAAAGCATTTCATGGAACAGGCTTCCTTTGACAGGCAGGCTCCGGACCAGCCATGGGTTTTCCAGTGTAATCCCCTGGAACCTGACATCTTTTTCGTCAATCATCGGAAAATGTCTGAGCTTTTGTACCATTTGACGAGGTGTGGAAAAACCGATGACCTGCTTTATGGCATCATCATGAACTTCAGCTGGCTTTATACCATGATCAAAATTGGCCAGTTTGACAAAGTGCTTTCAGACATTGAGCTGGCTTACAACTACTCGCAAGAGAAGGAGCTGAAGTTCCTGGCCAGCACCCTCCGCAGCATCAAAAACAAGGTCATTGCATTTCCCGGCTCCCTTTCAGCAGAGCTTCAGCAAAGACTGCTGCCTGTTGTCAGCTCCCTGCCCAAACTTAGACATCTTCTTTTAGAGTGCGACAAAGACGGGCCCAAATATTGCTCCATTGTACCGTTGCATTCATCCATGGATGTGACATACAGCCCAGAGCGTCTTCCCTTATCATCCAGTCACCTGCATGTCACAGAGATCCTGcctacctgtaaccccagcactgtcCTCACAGCTTTAGAAAATGGTTCCATCAGCACCTGGGATGTAGAGACTCGACAGCTACTCAGGCAGATTACCACAGCCCAGTCTGTCATCTTGGGCATGAAACTCACCAGTGATGAAAAGTACCTTGTGGTGGCTACAACAAATAACACCTTGTTGATTTATGACAATGTCAATTCTTGTCTCCTGTCTGAAGTAGAAATCAAGGGGACTAAGCATGGAAGCAGCGCCACCTACATCAATGGATTTACACTGTCCGCCAACCACGCCCTTGCATGGCTCGAAGCCAGCAAAGACGTCACTGTCATCGATCTGCTGTACGGATGGCCACTTTACCAGTTCCACTGCTGGTATGAAGTGACGTGTGTCCAGTGCTCCCTGGATGGTCTGTATGCTTTCTGTGGCCAATACCTGAACACAACCACCATATTTCATTTAGGGAGTGGAGAAAAGTTATGTACAGTGTCATCAGAATTTTCAGGTGGATTTGTGAAGTTTCTTCTTATATTGGACACGGCTCAGGAAATGGTCATGGTAGACAGTGAAGGAAGTCTTTCTGTTTGGAATACCGAGGACATTTCCAGCCCCCAGCTGACTGATGACTTTGATTGCCGAAGAGAAGACAGCGAGGTGGTCAGCATTGAGCTTTCAGAAGACCAAAGTGCAGTTCTGATCTGTAAAGCCCTCAGCATTGAGCTTTTAGATACTGGTCTGTGGAAGGTGGCTGAAAAGTTCAGAGCCAAGCACAATGAACGCTTTATATCTGCCGTGCTGTCTAAAAATGGAGATTGCATCATCGCCACCATGGAAAATACCTCAGCTGTGTTTTTCTGGAGGCGGGACACGGGACAGTGTATGGCAAGTTTGCGGGAAATCTCAGGTTCCATTGTTAAGTTAGTGAAATCCAGTCACCACAATATGCTACTATCTTTATCAACCAGTGGTGTTCTTTCCATCTGGGATATAGATATAATCACAGCTATGTCCAACATAGATAAGACTGGAAAACCCATCCGAAGTCTACTGTTGCCTGCTAGAGGGGAAATTATTTACTCTCTGGATGGATCCGATTGTGTTCATAAGTGGAACTTCAGCAGTGGCTTCATCGAAGCAGTGTTCAAGCATGAAGGAATAGTTGAACACTGTGTGCTAACATCCACTGGAGATGTAATGGTGACATCAGATGACAAAAGTAGCCAATATGTCTGGCACACCAGCAGTGGTGAAAACCTTTTTCGAATTAACGGGCAGAGAATATCTCAGCTGCTGATTACACACAATGACCAATTTGTGGTCTCACTCTGCGAGGAAAATGCCTCCAGGGTTTGGAGGCTCGCCACAGGCCACAGGGTCTGCAACATTCTGACCACTTTGCAGAATGCCTTTATTACCTCTGCAAATACCTTCGTGGTGGGAATGACTAAAAGCAAAGTGTTGGCAGTCAGTCTCTGGACAGGAAGTATCACCAAGAAATTTTGCTGTGAAGATGGGACCACTATCGTGAATTTTAAATTAATCCCTGACTGTCCTGATATCGTTGTGTTTATCACATCGGCCGAGACTGTGAACATCTGGAGTCTGACAGATGAAGTGATCTGTCGGCGCGTGCAACTTCCGAACAACTTCTTGAAAAATCTGGAGGATTTTGAAATTTCTCCCAATGGAAAGCTAGGCATTATATCCAGGGGAGATGAAAACATCAATGTGCTAGATTTACACAGTGGTAAATTGCGGGTGGTTCACGCCTCTGGGATCATCTGGCGGCAGAGGTTGTCTCGGGATGGTCGCTACCTGGTATACATTTGTTTCCgaaatggggaggaggaggatgaaaaTGGTGCAATATTCAGTTTAATTGTAATGAGACTGGCAGATGGCAAAAATATCGGTGCTTGTTCCCTTTACAAAACACCAACTTTCCTTGCACTCTCTCAGAGGCACCTGAACATCATTGTGGGCTTTGATGATGGGAGTATAGGGATATACACGGTAGTAGACCGTGTAGATGCTGCACTGAAAATCAAAATTGCCACTTCAAATAGCAGACAAATTTTCAACAATGCAACACACACCTCCAGGCCAAAGTGTAAcagttattgttttaaaatatctgtggATTGCTTATGGAGAGAGTCCACTGAGGTCTTTGCAAGAGACAGCCCCATCACAGTTAGCGACTCTACTGAGTCCAATGAAGCAACACCCTCCAAGAAACACAACTCTTGTTATGAGCGGGTGTGCTCGGCCCTAGAAACCAGGGGCCACAGCTATGCCCCTGATAACTGA
- the NWD2 gene encoding NACHT and WD repeat domain-containing protein 2 isoform X2 — MILDAAIEAKLETKLLEEWYCRDENSVPAAYYLRPKAEMLKSNRNAMQPSANAENEKTWQEVSDEIKKIFKAAVKLLHEKGKMKHSQARRYLFSAIEDEFDFALGKQTPAFLKKCVCYIRKIANIERFVKIPEMGKYMDITGTEPRIIRDPEAQEKLIKLRDEFIPTIVASSNLRVYTSVTHCDMKLGYSQEIENHYIEGLGKQFYEDMIDIIQATVQQNFDTETDTLYDEILQHSSLCKTYASFYEYKCESLNIVHNYILPSKTGHINPLIIYGGPCTGKTLLLAEVAKKAYGWLHEDTGPESDPVVIVRFLGTTDMSSDLRTLLLSVCEQLAVNYRCLVQSYPKKIHDLCDLFINLLNESSLQRPLVIIFDALEQLSENDDARKLWWLPAHLPRFVRIVLSTLPNKHGILQKLRCLIHEEDNYIELIPRDRKMCSQVLKHQLLRVKRKVTSGQQIYVNNAFSKCTLPMFVNLTFREVRHWRSHKDVDESSLAVTVHESIEQLFWSLEKKCGQKLVSRALGYITMAKMGLSEMELEDVLALDNSVMSELNENTRPSNPLRVPFLYIARLKEGLSGYLIERHVKNVTLLVWANRHLHLIAQKLYLQDDNDLREMHTILADYFLGVWSGGRRKAFCLEDPYLNGCLDLESRSLLEEEKHFMEQASFDRQAPDQPWVFQCNPLEPDIFFVNHRKMSELLYHLTRCGKTDDLLYGIIMNFSWLYTMIKIGQFDKVLSDIELAYNYSQEKELKFLASTLRSIKNKVIAFPGSLSAELQQRLLPVVSSLPKLRHLLLECDKDGPKYCSIVPLHSSMDVTYSPERLPLSSSHLHVTEILPTCNPSTVLTALENGSISTWDVETRQLLRQITTAQSVILGMKLTSDEKYLVVATTNNTLLIYDNVNSCLLSEVEIKGTKHGSSATYINGFTLSANHALAWLEASKDVTVIDLLYGWPLYQFHCWYEVTCVQCSLDGLYAFCGQYLNTTTIFHLGSGEKLCTVSSEFSGGFVKFLLILDTAQEMVMVDSEGSLSVWNTEDISSPQLTDDFDCRREDSEVVSIELSEDQSAVLICKALSIELLDTGLWKVAEKFRAKHNERFISAVLSKNGDCIIATMENTSAVFFWRRDTGQCMASLREISGSIVKLVKSSHHNMLLSLSTSGVLSIWDIDIITAMSNIDKTGKPIRSLLLPARGEIIYSLDGSDCVHKWNFSSGFIEAVFKHEGIVEHCVLTSTGDVMVTSDDKSSQYVWHTSSGENLFRINGQRISQLLITHNDQFVVSLCEENASRVWRLATGHRVCNILTTLQNAFITSANTFVVGMTKSKVLAVSLWTGSITKKFCCEDGTTIVNFKLIPDCPDIVVFITSAETVNIWSLTDEVICRRVQLPNNFLKNLEDFEISPNGKLGIISRGDENINVLDLHSGKLRVVHASGIIWRQRLSRDGRYLVYICFRNGEEEDENGAIFSLIVMRLADGKNIGACSLYKTPTFLALSQRHLNIIVGFDDGSIGIYTVVDRVDAALKIKIATSNSRQIFNNATHTSRPKCNSYCFKISVDCLWRESTEVFARDSPITVSDSTESNEATPSKKHNSCYERVCSALETRGHSYAPDN; from the exons ATGATTTTGGATGCCGCCATAGAGGCAAAGCTGGAGACCAAGTTGCTGGAGGAGTGGTACTGTCGAGATGAGAACTCAGTGCCAGCAGCCTATTACCTCAGACCCAAGGCAGAAATGCTGAAAAGCAATAGAAATGCA ATGCAGCCTTCTGCCAATGCTGAAAATGAGAAGACATGGCAAGAGGTATCAGATGAGATCAAGAAGATATTTAAGGCTGCTGTAAAGCTGTTACACGAAAAGGGTAAAATGAAACACAGCCAGGCTAGGAGGTACCTGTTCTCAG ctATAGAGGATGAGTTTGACTTTGCTCTGGGAAAACAAACTCCAGCATTTCTAAAGAAGTGTGTTTGCTACATTAGGAAAATTGCTAACATTGAGCGCTTTGTGAAAATCCCAGAGATGGGAAAATACATGGATATAACTGGAACAGAACCGAGGATTATTCGGGACCCAGAAGCCCAAGAGAAGCTGATAAAACTCAGGGATGAATTTATTCCTACTATTGTTGCATCATCTAATCTGCGAGTGTACACATCTGTTACTCATTGTGACATGAAACTAGGCTACtcccaagaaatagaaaatcattaCATCGAAGGACTTGGTAAACAATTTTATGAGGACATGATTGACATAATTCAGGCAACGGTACAACAGAATTTTGACACTGAAACTGATACACTCTATGACGAAATCCTTCAACATTCATCATTATGTAAAACATACGCCTCCTTCTATGAGTACAAATGTGAATCTCTAAACATAGTGCATAACTACATTCTTCCAAGCAAAACTGGACACATCAACCCTCTTATTATATATGGTGGGCCATGCACTGGGAAGACCCTTCTGCTAGCTGAAGTAGCAAAGAAG GCTTATGGCTGGCTACATGAGGACACAGGACCAGAATCTGACCCAGTAGTCATCGTGAGATTTCTAGGAACGACAGACATGAGTTCTGACCTTAGGACTCTCCTTCTAAGTGTTTGTGAACAATTGGCAGTTAACTACCGGTGTCTGGTTCAAAGCTACCCTAAGAAGATCCATGACCTCTGTGACTTATTTATAAATCTTTTGAATGAGTCTTCACTGCAGAGACCTCTAGTCATAATATTCGATGCACTAGAGCAGCTCTCAGAGAATGATGACGCCAGGAAGCTTTGGTGGCTCCCAGCTCACCTGCCCCGCTTTGTCCGGATAGTCCTTTCCACACTGCCCAACAAACACGGGATCCTGCAGAAACTAAGGTGCCTTATCCATGAAGAAGACAACTACATCGAGCTGATTCCCCGAGACAGGAAGATGTGCAGCCAGGTTCTCAAACACCAGCTGCTGCGCGTCAAAAGGAAGGTCACATCAGGCCAGCAGATTTATGTGAACAATGCATTCTCCAAGTGCACACTGCCAATGTTTGTGAACCTGACCTTCAGGGAGGTGAGACACTGGAGATCTCACAAAGATGTCGATGAATCCTCCCTCGCTGTCACCGTTCATGAAAGTATAGAGCAGTTATTCTGGTCCTTGGAGAAGAAGTGTGGTCAGAAACTGGTCTCTAGGGCTCTTGGCTACATCACCATGGCCAAAATGGGTCTGAGTGAAATGGAATTGGAGGATGTGTTAGCCCTAGACAACAGTGTAATGAGCGAGCTCAATGAAAACACCAGACCCAGCAATCCCCTGAGAGTACCTTTTTTGTACATTGCAAGGCTCAAGGAGGGTCTCAGTGGATACCTAatagaaaggcatgtgaaaaatgTCACACTCCTAGTCTGGGCCAACAGACACCTGCATCTCATAGCCCAGAAGCTATATCTGCAGGATGACAATGACCTGCGTGAAATGCACACCATCCTAGCAGATTATTTTCTGGGGGTTTGGTCAGGGGGCAGGAGGAAAGCCTTCTGCCTCGAGGATCCCTACTTGAATGGCTGCCTTGACTTGGAGAGCAGAAGCTTGCTGGAGGAAGAAAAGCATTTCATGGAACAGGCTTCCTTTGACAGGCAGGCTCCGGACCAGCCATGGGTTTTCCAGTGTAATCCCCTGGAACCTGACATCTTTTTCGTCAATCATCGGAAAATGTCTGAGCTTTTGTACCATTTGACGAGGTGTGGAAAAACCGATGACCTGCTTTATGGCATCATCATGAACTTCAGCTGGCTTTATACCATGATCAAAATTGGCCAGTTTGACAAAGTGCTTTCAGACATTGAGCTGGCTTACAACTACTCGCAAGAGAAGGAGCTGAAGTTCCTGGCCAGCACCCTCCGCAGCATCAAAAACAAGGTCATTGCATTTCCCGGCTCCCTTTCAGCAGAGCTTCAGCAAAGACTGCTGCCTGTTGTCAGCTCCCTGCCCAAACTTAGACATCTTCTTTTAGAGTGCGACAAAGACGGGCCCAAATATTGCTCCATTGTACCGTTGCATTCATCCATGGATGTGACATACAGCCCAGAGCGTCTTCCCTTATCATCCAGTCACCTGCATGTCACAGAGATCCTGcctacctgtaaccccagcactgtcCTCACAGCTTTAGAAAATGGTTCCATCAGCACCTGGGATGTAGAGACTCGACAGCTACTCAGGCAGATTACCACAGCCCAGTCTGTCATCTTGGGCATGAAACTCACCAGTGATGAAAAGTACCTTGTGGTGGCTACAACAAATAACACCTTGTTGATTTATGACAATGTCAATTCTTGTCTCCTGTCTGAAGTAGAAATCAAGGGGACTAAGCATGGAAGCAGCGCCACCTACATCAATGGATTTACACTGTCCGCCAACCACGCCCTTGCATGGCTCGAAGCCAGCAAAGACGTCACTGTCATCGATCTGCTGTACGGATGGCCACTTTACCAGTTCCACTGCTGGTATGAAGTGACGTGTGTCCAGTGCTCCCTGGATGGTCTGTATGCTTTCTGTGGCCAATACCTGAACACAACCACCATATTTCATTTAGGGAGTGGAGAAAAGTTATGTACAGTGTCATCAGAATTTTCAGGTGGATTTGTGAAGTTTCTTCTTATATTGGACACGGCTCAGGAAATGGTCATGGTAGACAGTGAAGGAAGTCTTTCTGTTTGGAATACCGAGGACATTTCCAGCCCCCAGCTGACTGATGACTTTGATTGCCGAAGAGAAGACAGCGAGGTGGTCAGCATTGAGCTTTCAGAAGACCAAAGTGCAGTTCTGATCTGTAAAGCCCTCAGCATTGAGCTTTTAGATACTGGTCTGTGGAAGGTGGCTGAAAAGTTCAGAGCCAAGCACAATGAACGCTTTATATCTGCCGTGCTGTCTAAAAATGGAGATTGCATCATCGCCACCATGGAAAATACCTCAGCTGTGTTTTTCTGGAGGCGGGACACGGGACAGTGTATGGCAAGTTTGCGGGAAATCTCAGGTTCCATTGTTAAGTTAGTGAAATCCAGTCACCACAATATGCTACTATCTTTATCAACCAGTGGTGTTCTTTCCATCTGGGATATAGATATAATCACAGCTATGTCCAACATAGATAAGACTGGAAAACCCATCCGAAGTCTACTGTTGCCTGCTAGAGGGGAAATTATTTACTCTCTGGATGGATCCGATTGTGTTCATAAGTGGAACTTCAGCAGTGGCTTCATCGAAGCAGTGTTCAAGCATGAAGGAATAGTTGAACACTGTGTGCTAACATCCACTGGAGATGTAATGGTGACATCAGATGACAAAAGTAGCCAATATGTCTGGCACACCAGCAGTGGTGAAAACCTTTTTCGAATTAACGGGCAGAGAATATCTCAGCTGCTGATTACACACAATGACCAATTTGTGGTCTCACTCTGCGAGGAAAATGCCTCCAGGGTTTGGAGGCTCGCCACAGGCCACAGGGTCTGCAACATTCTGACCACTTTGCAGAATGCCTTTATTACCTCTGCAAATACCTTCGTGGTGGGAATGACTAAAAGCAAAGTGTTGGCAGTCAGTCTCTGGACAGGAAGTATCACCAAGAAATTTTGCTGTGAAGATGGGACCACTATCGTGAATTTTAAATTAATCCCTGACTGTCCTGATATCGTTGTGTTTATCACATCGGCCGAGACTGTGAACATCTGGAGTCTGACAGATGAAGTGATCTGTCGGCGCGTGCAACTTCCGAACAACTTCTTGAAAAATCTGGAGGATTTTGAAATTTCTCCCAATGGAAAGCTAGGCATTATATCCAGGGGAGATGAAAACATCAATGTGCTAGATTTACACAGTGGTAAATTGCGGGTGGTTCACGCCTCTGGGATCATCTGGCGGCAGAGGTTGTCTCGGGATGGTCGCTACCTGGTATACATTTGTTTCCgaaatggggaggaggaggatgaaaaTGGTGCAATATTCAGTTTAATTGTAATGAGACTGGCAGATGGCAAAAATATCGGTGCTTGTTCCCTTTACAAAACACCAACTTTCCTTGCACTCTCTCAGAGGCACCTGAACATCATTGTGGGCTTTGATGATGGGAGTATAGGGATATACACGGTAGTAGACCGTGTAGATGCTGCACTGAAAATCAAAATTGCCACTTCAAATAGCAGACAAATTTTCAACAATGCAACACACACCTCCAGGCCAAAGTGTAAcagttattgttttaaaatatctgtggATTGCTTATGGAGAGAGTCCACTGAGGTCTTTGCAAGAGACAGCCCCATCACAGTTAGCGACTCTACTGAGTCCAATGAAGCAACACCCTCCAAGAAACACAACTCTTGTTATGAGCGGGTGTGCTCGGCCCTAGAAACCAGGGGCCACAGCTATGCCCCTGATAACTGA